AGCAAATCATCACCAGTTTTTCAGTGGTGTCGCTTGCCGGGATGTAGCAAAAATCAATGGTTAAACCCGTGTCGGTTTTACTTTCAACAGAACGCGAAAATATTGCCACACTATCAAACCGCGTTTTCAAGGAATTGGCTTGCGCTCTGAACGCTTCCCTGCAATCCTCCCACGAGTTTTGGTAATAGGCGAGTTTTGTTTTGTCGACCGTTACAACGGGATCGGCGGGCGAATAGGAATTAAAGCTCACATAAGAATACCCCAACAACAGTAAAACCAAAGCAACGATGGTTACTCCTGCAACTTTTAGAAATTTTTTCATCTCAATTTATTAGATTACAAACTTTACCAGCCGGTCTTCAATCATTTGTTGCAATTGACTAAGCAAAGCCTGTTCGTGCCTGTCAATATAGCCATCCTCGGTAGCAATATTTATAATCTTGTCGTAATCGTCGCGCGAGATCTTATGATCGGCAATTGCTTTTTCAATCATTTCTCTTAAACGGATCGAACTTTCACTTACTTCTTCTTTCATACTTTAGAATTGTTTATTTCTAATGGAACTCGCCGCGAACATTCAAGACTCGTTGCATCAGATTGCTGTTTTGATAACTAGGTGCAAATTCATTTATTGTTCAACATATTTACTAAAAATAGAAATTCATCTTACAATATACAAATACCCGACATACATCACTACTCTGCTAGTTTACAACAAAATAAATCTTTCCCCATTCAAAAACCGAATTCTTAAAAACCATTAAATTCTTACTTTTTCTTCAATAAGCTCGTACAAATTGTACATTTGCACGTTATTTATCACGGAAATGAATTTAAAAACAGATAAAGTTGGCATAATAGGGAGTGGTAGCTGGGCAACGGCTTTGGCGAAAATTCTTTTAGAAAACGTAAACGAGATTAACTGGTATTTTCGTAAGCAATCTACCATCGACACGTTTAAAAGAAATAAACACAACCCGCGTTATTTGCACGAAGTTGAGTTTGATACCTCAAAAATTAATTTCTGCGACGATATAAATTGCATCATTGAGCATTCCGACATACTTATTTTAGCCGTTCCTTCAGCATTCCTTCCTTCCGTATTGGCCGGTGTTGAAGATCTTTCGGGTAAATACATCTTATCGGGAGTTAAAGGAATTGTTACCGACGAAAACCTTTTGGTGGCTGAATATTTGCAAAAATATTTTAATGTCGATCATGATATGATTGGTGTTTTGGCCGGTCCGTGCCATGCCGAAGAAGTTGCGCGCGAAAAGCTTTCATACCTTACCGTGGCCTGCACCACCGAAGAAAAGGCGATGAAATTTACACAGCTTATTGAGTGCGATTATATTTACACTTCGGCCTCGGATGATATTTGGGGAACCGAATATGCCGCTGTACTGAAGAACATTATTGCCATTGCTGCCGGTATTGCACACGGGCAGCGATTTGGCGACAATTTTCATGCTGTGCTCGTTTCGCGGGCTATTCAGGAAATTAAACGTTTTGTTGACCAGGTGCATCCGATTAACCGCGACATAAAAGCACCAGCTTATCTGGGTGATCTTATGGTAACGGCTTACTCACAATTCAGCCGAAACCGAACTTTTGGATCAATGATAGGAAAAGGATATTCGGTAAAAGCTGCACAATTGGAGTTGAATATGATAGCAGAGGGGTATTATGCTACAAAATCTATTCATGAAATTAACCAGCAATACAAGGTTGATATGCCCATTTGCGAGGCTGCGTACAAAATACTTTACGACAAAATCCCACCTCATAAAGTTTTTGCTGATTTAACACCAAAACTGTGTTAACGTATTAGATCTACCAATTTTTGCGAATAAAAAAATGCCACCCGTAAAACGGATGGCATTTCAGAAAATTATGGTGAGAATCTTCTTATCTCATTTCTTTCCAGGCATTAATCAAACCATTGGTTGATGCATCGTGGCCTGTTACTTTTTCGTTGTTGTTCAGTTCCGGCAGAATAGCGTTGGCCAATTGTTTACCAAGCTCTACTCCCCACTGATCGAAACTGTAAATATTCCAGATAATTCCCTGTACAAATATTTTGTGTTCGTACATGGCAATCAACGATCCCAAAACGCGTGGTGTTAATTGTTTCACCAAAATCGAGTTGGTTGGAATATTGCCCATGAATATTTTAAATGGCGTTAGCTCTGTAATTTCTGCTTCCGATTTGCCGGCAGCTTTTAATTCGGCAACTACCTGCTCTTCGGTTTTTCCTACCATCATTGCTTCGGTTTGTGCAAAGAAATTGGCCAGTAATTTCGGATGATGATCGCCTACTTTATTATGGTTAACTGCCGATGCGATAAAATCGCAGGGAATCAGTTTTGTTCCCTGGTGAATCAGCTGATAAAATGCATGCTGACCGTTTGTTCCGGGCTCTCCCCAAATAATCGGTCCGGTTTGATAATCCACCTGCTCGCCATTACGGTCGACATATTTACCGTTGCTTTCCATGTTTCCTTGCTGGAAGTAGGCAGAAAAACGGTGCATATACTGGTCGTAAGGCAGAATCGCTTCACTTTCGGCACCGTAGAAATTGTTGTACCACAGGCCGATCAGTGCGAGAATTACCGGTATATTTTTATCAAAATCGGTTTCGCTGAAATGTTTGTCCATGGTGTGCGCACCTTCCAGTAGCTCAATATAATTGTCGTAACCAATGCCCAGCATAATACTCAAACCAATAGCCGACCACAACGAATAACGGCCACCTACCCAATTCCAAAAACGGAACATATTGTTGGTATCGATACCAAAAGCGGAAACTGCTTCTGCGTTGGTTGAAACGGCTACAAAGTGTTTGGCCACGTTCTTCAAATCTTTAGCCGACTCCAGGAACCAGTCTTTTGCTGTATTGGCATTGGTCATGGTTTCCTGCGTGGTGAATGTTTTCGATGCCACAATAAACATAGTTGTTTCCGGATCAACTTCTTTTAAGGTTTCAGCAATATGCGTTCCGTCAACATTAGATACAAAGTGCAGTTTCAGATGGTTTTTGTAAGGTTTTAAAGCCTCGGTAACCATTAACGGACCCAAATCCGATCCTCCGATACCAATGTTTACAATGTCAGTAATCGCTTTCCCCGTGTAGCCTTTCCACTCGCCCGAAATCACTTTTTCGGTAAAACCTTTCATTTGATCGAGTACTGCATTTACTTCAGGCATTACATCTTCACCGTCAACTACAATTGGTGTATTGCTTCGGTTGCGCAAAGCCACATGAAGTACTGCACGATCTTCGGTAGCATTTATTTTCATGCCCGAAAACATTGCCGAAATGGCATCTTTTAAACCACACTCTTCAGCCAACTCAATTAAAGCTGCTTTAACCTCATCGTTAACAATGTTTTTCGAGAAGTCGAGAAGGATATCTTCAAATTTCAATGAGTACTTTTCAAACCGGTCAGCATCGGCTGCAAACAGGTCTTTCATATGAGTGCCTTCAAACTCGAAGTACATCTCTTCCAGTTTTTGCCAGGCTTTGGTTTCAATAGGATTAATTTTAGGTAACATATTTTTGTTTTAAGAAGGAAGACCGGAGTCTGAAGTTTTCTTCAAACCTAATGCTGCAGCCGTCCGTTAGTTAATATTCAAATTTAGCAATCACTTCACTTTACGTGAAAGTCTCACTATTATATCTTCGCAAAGATAATCGATTCTGAAAATTGCAGCTGAAACTTACGGGAAGGTTAATGTTGGGTTAAGATAATAGTTGAGTTGGTGTATGTTAATTCATTTTGGGCCGTCGCATTACAACAACCAATGCAGCAATAATGAAAACTAATCCAATAAAAACCAAAGCACAGCACATCATATTGCTCCAATGTGCGATTTTTGCATACGAACCTGTACCTGCCAAAATAAAAGCAGCTGCTAAAAAGGAAATCAATAATGTCTTTCGGGTCTTCGACATCTTTCTGGTTTTAACATTAAACACCACAAAGCTAAAAACACCAGACATTTATCCAAATTTTTCATTTTAAAGAATGTATAATACAATCATTTTGTAATGTTTTTTACATTCTGATGACTTAGATTTTACGTTTTAAAATATTGGATTACTCTTTGCATTGATTTTCTATCTTTACCTCGAATTCCGGAAACGGTGAGTTTTGAAACTCGGAGGACCTGGAGACTTACGCAATTATACCAAATGAAAACAGCCATATTTAAAGGATATCTGCTGGCCATTGTTGCCACAATCGCTTTCTCAAACGTATATATTTTTAGTAAGGCAGCGTTAAACGAAATTCATTTAACACAATTTGGAATTTACTGGTGTGGTTTTGGCATGCTGTTTAGTTTCCTTTTTGCACTAAAAAACAAAAAGCTGGGTCAGCTAAAGGTTCTCGATAAAAAACAACGCCGTATACTTTTGCTATTGGGCATTCTCGAAATACTCACAACCACTACGTTTTTTATATCTATAAATATTATCCCCGATCCTTCAGTAACATCGTTTATCGGTAATCTTTTCCCGGTAATGGTTACATTGGGGGGTATTGTTCTGCTGAAAGAAAAGTTTGGGTGGGTAGAAGTTATTGGTGCTTCACTGGCACTTATTGGTACTTTTGTTATCAGTTATTCGGGCGGCACAAGTTTAAAAACGCTGTTTATTGCGGGTACCGGAGTGGTTGTAATTAACGCGCTTTTTGCCACCACCGCTACACTTATTGTAAAAGTGCATGTAAAAAATATTAGCCCTGAGCTGTTTAACCTAAACCGCTACACCTGGCTGTTTGCATTTTCGCTTATTGCGTTTTTTATCTACAGTCCTGAAGCCTCGATACCATCCAAGGCTTTTGCCAATATTTCAATCGGGTCTTTCCTCGAGTTCGTTGCCATTTTAACGGTGTATTATTCTTATCAATTTATCGATGCATCGCGCTCGGCAGTGGTACAAACGCTAAAAGGTATTTTTGTTTTAATAGGTGCCTACCTTGTTTTTCATACCTTTCCGTTGCTGCACCAGTTTATTGGCGGAATGATAACAGTTATTGGCGTACTGATAATGACACTGGCACAAGCCGGTATTTTAAAACCCAAACGCCAAAACTGAACTTTCAGTTAAAAAACTACACATTTAGTTTATTTGAAGTTTATTTAACAAAATTTCATATTTATTTTTTGTTTCTTTCGTTGATTTTATGCCAAGGCACAATTTTTGTAAAACAAAAGCAAACAATTTTCAATCAGAAACAAAAACTAATATCATGAAACAAAGTCCTCAAAATTATACCTAGAACAGCATGCCCTCATGCATTATTCACCCATTACCATTGAAAACTAAAAGCATACCAAGATGAAGAAAAAAAACTGGCTGTTTGCCGCCAT
This is a stretch of genomic DNA from uncultured Draconibacterium sp.. It encodes these proteins:
- a CDS encoding NAD(P)H-dependent glycerol-3-phosphate dehydrogenase yields the protein MNLKTDKVGIIGSGSWATALAKILLENVNEINWYFRKQSTIDTFKRNKHNPRYLHEVEFDTSKINFCDDINCIIEHSDILILAVPSAFLPSVLAGVEDLSGKYILSGVKGIVTDENLLVAEYLQKYFNVDHDMIGVLAGPCHAEEVAREKLSYLTVACTTEEKAMKFTQLIECDYIYTSASDDIWGTEYAAVLKNIIAIAAGIAHGQRFGDNFHAVLVSRAIQEIKRFVDQVHPINRDIKAPAYLGDLMVTAYSQFSRNRTFGSMIGKGYSVKAAQLELNMIAEGYYATKSIHEINQQYKVDMPICEAAYKILYDKIPPHKVFADLTPKLC
- the pgi gene encoding glucose-6-phosphate isomerase, translated to MLPKINPIETKAWQKLEEMYFEFEGTHMKDLFAADADRFEKYSLKFEDILLDFSKNIVNDEVKAALIELAEECGLKDAISAMFSGMKINATEDRAVLHVALRNRSNTPIVVDGEDVMPEVNAVLDQMKGFTEKVISGEWKGYTGKAITDIVNIGIGGSDLGPLMVTEALKPYKNHLKLHFVSNVDGTHIAETLKEVDPETTMFIVASKTFTTQETMTNANTAKDWFLESAKDLKNVAKHFVAVSTNAEAVSAFGIDTNNMFRFWNWVGGRYSLWSAIGLSIMLGIGYDNYIELLEGAHTMDKHFSETDFDKNIPVILALIGLWYNNFYGAESEAILPYDQYMHRFSAYFQQGNMESNGKYVDRNGEQVDYQTGPIIWGEPGTNGQHAFYQLIHQGTKLIPCDFIASAVNHNKVGDHHPKLLANFFAQTEAMMVGKTEEQVVAELKAAGKSEAEITELTPFKIFMGNIPTNSILVKQLTPRVLGSLIAMYEHKIFVQGIIWNIYSFDQWGVELGKQLANAILPELNNNEKVTGHDASTNGLINAWKEMR
- a CDS encoding DMT family transporter, producing the protein MKTAIFKGYLLAIVATIAFSNVYIFSKAALNEIHLTQFGIYWCGFGMLFSFLFALKNKKLGQLKVLDKKQRRILLLLGILEILTTTTFFISINIIPDPSVTSFIGNLFPVMVTLGGIVLLKEKFGWVEVIGASLALIGTFVISYSGGTSLKTLFIAGTGVVVINALFATTATLIVKVHVKNISPELFNLNRYTWLFAFSLIAFFIYSPEASIPSKAFANISIGSFLEFVAILTVYYSYQFIDASRSAVVQTLKGIFVLIGAYLVFHTFPLLHQFIGGMITVIGVLIMTLAQAGILKPKRQN